The Spiroplasma apis B31 genomic sequence TATTTTTTCGCACCTAAAATAGAAATGCATGCTTCTTTTATGAATATATTTGGGAAAGGCGTTATATTCATTGGCGAGTCTGGAATCGGTAAATCTGAGATTGCAATGGACCTTGTTAAAAGTAATCATTTATTTGTTGGTGATGATAGGATTGTGGTGACAAAAAAAGCCGGCTCTCTATTTGGGAGAAGCCATGAAATCTTAAAAAATTTAGTTGAAGTTCGCGGTATCGGTATAATTGATATTTCAAAAACAAATGGTTATCAAGTAATTATGGAGGAATCAACAGTTGATTTGGTCATTGAATTATCAGCATTTAAAAAAGATGGTGTTGATGATTCTGAAAGGTTAGGAAAAGATTTTCAAAGTTATAATATTTTAGGAGTTGATGTTCCCTACATAAAAATACCAGTTTCTTCTGGAAGAAATATTCCTAATATAATAGAAACAGCAGTTTCAAAATTAAAAATAACACAGAGCGGACTTTATAATGATGATGCTTCTCTATTAACGGAAAGAGTGATGGCTTTTACAGATGATTAATTTTTTAGCCGATGATCAAAGAAACACGTCAAATGAACTGTGAAATAACGGATCAGATTACTTATCTTTTATGTATCCTATACTTGTACTATGCGGGGTGCTTGTAACAATTATTGCATCTGCAATCCAACTTAAAATAAGAAAAATACCACTTAAAGAGTTTATGAATTCTATTTATATAGTTATTCCAGCTGGTGTAATTGGAGGGTCTATATTTGGTAAGTTAGGTACAAATACTCCGATATATAAACTTATATTTATTTGAGAACCGGGACTAAGTATTTTTGGTGCTTTATTTGCTGGTGGAGCAGCGGGGTTTGTTTGATTTTGATATCAAAGACATCACACAAAAATCTCTATATGAGTTTATGCTGATTGTATTGTTCCAAATATATTATTAGGACAAGCAATAGGGCGATGAGGAAATTTATTCAATCATGAGATTTTAGGAAGGCAAACTGATATTTCAAAGTTTCAATGATTACCTGAGTGAATTTGAATGAGATTGTTTTATTTTGTTGACCCTTCAACGGGTCAAAAATTATCAAGCCTAAGCTATAACGAACCGCTATTTTTATTTGAATCGATTGCTACATTGATGACTTGATTTTTTATAACATTTTTTATCGCGAATCTGGGTAAAATTATTAGTAAAAAACCTTGGAATGTTAATCCTTTAGCATTTCCTTGTAAAAAATGAGTTTCAAAAAACTCGCTTCAAGACTTTGACAACACTTATCAAAATATTATTTACAAGGTAAATGATAATGGTGAATATAAGTTATCAAAAAGACAAGCATGGTTAAAAGCTTATTTTGTGTATCAGGCAGATAGTCAAGAAGTGAAATCTGCTCAAAGTATTATCGACAATCACAAGCGTTCGTATTTACAAGCTTTAGATAAGTATAAAGGAGTTAAACTTAAAAGAGATAATGAGATAAACGTAATTAAAAAAGAAATGTTCAAAAAACGATTATCTAAAAAAGAATTCAGATTGCGTAAAAATAATTTGAAAAAAGATTATGGAAAAATTTTGAAAGAGTTAAGATGAAAGAAAAGTAGACTATTAAATTTCTTAACCTTGAACTCACAAGAACTATATAATATCAATAATAAGGATAAGTATTGTGTCATTCATTCTGGTGTATTGTGCTCCACATATGTTATATTTTATTCTATAATTAGATTTATATTAGACACATCAAGAACAACCTATGAGTTGTCGTTCAAATGAAATCCCGTAATGAATTATCTTTCCTTAACAGGAATATTGATTTTGGGGTTCATAATGTTGATTTGCGCTCAGTTTATAGCGCCAAAAAAATGAAGGGAAGAAGGTTGGTTGTATGAAAAATCATATTAAAACAGATTACGATTTGATTATAGCGGGTGCAGGTCCAGCTGGATTAACCGCTGCGCTTTACGCTTGTAGGGCTGGCTTGAATGTGCTAGTTTTAGAAAAGGAAGCACCAGGTGGAAAAGTTGTTAAAACTGGTGAAATTGAAAATTATCCTGGATTTAACTCTATTAATGGACCAGACCTAGCTTTCAAATTTTTTGATCAAGCAACTGCCATGGGTGCAAAATTTGAGTTTTCAGGATTGTTAGACTTCGAAAAACAAGATATTTTTACTGTTAAATTAGAAAATGGAAAAGAAATCACTTGCAAATCATTAATAATAGCAACTGGAACTAAAGAAAATTTATTAGGTGTACCAGGAGAAAAAGAACTTTATGGTAAAGGAGTTTCATATTGCGCTGTGTGTGACGGTAGCTTCTATAAAGATGTACCTGTTCTAGTTGTTGGTGGAGGATATTCTGCTATTGAAGAGGCTATATTTTTAACTAGATTTGCTTCAACAGTTTACATAGTACATAGAAGTCAAAACTTTAGAGTTGATAATAAATCACTTGAAAAAGCTAAGAAAAATGAAAAAATTAAATTTATTCTAGATAGTGTTGTTGAAAGAATAAATGGTGATAACAAAGTGGAAAGTGTTGATGTTAAAAATCTCAAAACACAAAAAACCGAAAGTTTTGAAGTGAAAGGTATTTTCCCATTTATTGGTCAATATCCCGTTACAAGTTTCATTAAACACGAAGAAATCTTAAATGATCAAAGACACATAAAAAGTGACGAAAACATGAAAACGTTGATTGAAGGTTTATTTGTAGCAGGAGATGTTAGAAACACACCTTTCAGACAAATTGCGACCGCGGTAGCTGATGGAGCTTTAGCAGGACAAAACGCTGTATCATATATTGAAAATCTCGACTAAAGTCGTTTTTTTTCATAAAATTGAAAATAATTACACGAAAAAGTTCATTTATAAAATTTATATTTTAATTTTCATACTCTTGATAACAACGTATACAATTTATGTTAAAATTTTAAAGGTTAAGGAGTGTTTTTTAATGGAACAATGAACGACGGGTGACAAATTTCCAAATAACCCCAACATAAATCCGCAATGAACAATACAAGGTGACTACGGTTTCTTACATGTTTATGCATTTACTATGACTTTGGGTGTTATTGTCACTATAGCCATATCCGCCTTTAAATTTTGGCGAAAAGGGCTTAGCTTACGTGAACTGTTGATAGGAGCTTGTTTGAGTGTACCTGCTGGTTTGTTTGGAGCTAGTTTCTTTGGTAAACTAAATGCCGACGGTTATGGTAAAAATGCAAATGGAGCTAGTTTCTTTGAACTATTTGCATTTTGAAAAGAAGGAATGTCGATTCATGGCGCATTATTTTTAGGAGGTTTTGTTGGTATATTAATCTTCTATATTTTAGGTCGTAAACAAAGAGTATCTGTCTTAGTTTACATGGATTGTATATTACCAAATATACTTATCGGACAAGCTATTGGAAGATGGGGAAACTTTTACAACCACGAAATTTTTGGAAAACCAGTCTGAGATGTATCTAGTCACAGTCCAAACCCCTTAAACTGACTACCTGAGTTTTTAAGAGTAAATACTCAATTTAAATACACAGGTAGTGGGGGTGAATTTATTAATGGCATTGAAATGATTAATGGTCATACTTATCAAATGCAACCAATTTTCTTTTACGAATCTATAGCTTTATTTTTAGCTTGGATTGTAATTACGGTGTTCATTCCCGGTATTGGTAGATGAATAAGTAAAAAACCATGAAATTTACATCCAGAAACTTACCAACTCGATTTAAAATATTCGTTTAAGCACGCTTTTACTTGAAAAAAAGACGCTGAAAAACAAACATACTTCGAAGTTTGAAAAAAAGCCTTTTATTCAAATAACAACGAACAAGCAATTAAAAAATATAAAGAAGAGATAACTAAATTGCAAGGAACTAATTCACTTGCAAATAAATGAAAAAAAGGAAAAATGTTAGTTGACGCTAACAATCCAGACAATTATAAAATAATTAAAGCAGGTGTTGAAGCTGGAGCATATTTCTTTTTGTGAAACTTAATTAGATTTGTATTAGAACTTGGTAGACCTAATGATCACTTGTTTTTAATTTATCTACCGACAGCTTCATATATAGCGGTTGGTCTTACTTCCTTATTTGGATTACTTTTTATGTTAGTGTCACAGTTTATTTTTCCTAACTTAATCAGGACCCCTGGTTATGTTTATGAAAAGGAATATTTTTATACTGAGGAGGTTATTGATAAAATGACCTCTCAAGAGAGTAAATTAAAAAAAGTTTTAACAAAAGTAATAAGTAAAAAGAAAAGCAAGTAGGGTGATTTAAATGTCTTTTGCAATGAAAGTGAAAGAAGAAATCTTAGAACACACTTTTAGTAAAGAACAAACCATCATGCTACTTTCGGGCTTCATAAAATACAATGGAGAACTTATTTCTTTAAACGAAAACACAGTCTTGAAACTTTTTTCGCATTCTAATAATGTTATTCGAAAGATATATGCTTTAATTAAAGAAATATATGTTGGTAACATAGAAGTATCCATTATTGATTCGAAAAAATTAAAGAGAAAAAAAATTTATCAATTATTATTAACAACTAACGTTATCAATTTTTTAGCAAAGTATAACATCTATGATATAAAAAAATCTAAAAATTATATCGAAATATATTTAAACTCGGATGAAACCGAAAATTATGGTCTTACGAGAGCCTATATTTCGGGTGTGTTTATTGCTGTTGGAAGTGTTAACTCTCCACAAACAACAAATTATCATGTTGAACTACAAACAAAAGAACTGGAATCAGCTAAATATCTTTGTGATCTTTTAAACCAATTTGATTTTGGTTTTAAAGTTACTACAAGAAAAAAGAAATTTGTATGTTATGCAAAAAAGTCACTTGTAGTATCTGATTTTCTCAAGTTTGTAGACGCCGCAAAGGCCGTGTTAATGTTTGAAAATACTAGAATAAGTCGGGATGTAAATAACAATGTTAACAGAATGTTAAATATTGAAATTTATAATCAACAAAAAACTTATAACGCTGGAGTCAAACAAGTAAGGCAGATATCACACATTATGGAAAAAAACATGTTTGACGAATTATCTAAAAAGGCACAAGTGTTAGCACAAGTGCGTTTGGAAAATCCGGAAGCAACCTTCTCTGAACTCGGTGAAATTCTGAACGAAGAGAAGAATGTAAAAATTACCAAGTCGGGAATTAGTAATCTTTTTAAAATTATTGAAAGGTTGTCAGAAAGCATTGGTGAATAGATATGGAAAAAAACAACATAATCTTTATATTTAGTCAAAATATGAAAGAACTAAGAGTAAAAGCAAACATGACTCAAGAAGAATTAGGGTTTAAATCTAAGTTACATAGAAACTACATTTCAGATACCGAAAGAGGTAAAAGAAATGTATCTCTTAAAGCAATTGAAAAAATTGCTGAGGGATTAGGTGTTAATGCTATTGAATTATTTAAAGGTTTCTAAATATTTAGAAAACAAAAAAACATTTTTTGAAAACTCAAAAAATGTTTTTTTTGCCTAATTTATATTTTTTATTAATTTGCGAATTAGTAAATAACAACTTCTGTAAAATTTTCAAACAAAGGGTTATTTCTAATGTCATCATAATTACCGTACAATAAATAAGATTTGAATCCTTTGGATTTTAATGTTTTATAAATTGTTAAATGACTTCTATAATTATTGTCTAATATTAAAATTTTCGAGTCTTTGTTTATTTTCTTAAAATATTTATAATTAAAAGTTGTGACAGGGATGTTAATGGAACCTTTTAAATGATGTTCCGAAAAAGATAGACTATTTCTAATATCGACAATTTGTCATTTTGGGTTATCAATTATGTTTATCAATTTTTTTATACTTTTCGTTCTAAATTTTTTCTTGAAATGATTTGTCTTCAAAAATCTAGAGAAAAACTTTATAACATAATCTAATCACTGCATAATCTCACCGTTATGATTATACTATTCATTCTCATATTTTTGGGGTCTGAGATAAACTTTTAATTATTTTTTTAACTACCTTTTAAAGCGATTGGTATAAGAATGCCAATCATTAAGAACAAATAAATTGTGTCTTTGTACTTTTACACATTCTTTTTTAGAAAAAGTATGAGAAAATATAGTAATATTATATTGAATTGGAGGCGAAAGTGTGTTAGAAATATTGGCAAGCACATCACAAAGACAACTTGGTAACCAAGTGATATTTGTTTTTGAAATACTAGGCTTAGTGGTCTCGTTCTTGATGATTATGGTTGGACTTATCCAAAATAAAACATCTCAAACAGGCTTAAGTGCACTGAATGGTGGAAATGATGAATTATTTTCTAACTCAAAGGAAAGAGGAACAGATAAAACAATGTCCCTTTGAATGTTTGGGTTGGGAGCTTCACTATTTGTTATTACAATAGTTATAGGTATAATTACAAACACTGTTCTTAAATAATGGTGTTTTTTTATTAGAAAGAAAAGAGTTAATATGAAAGATCTAATTATGAAGGCTATTGGAGTTGATAATAAAACTCACATCAATAACCTTTTACAAAAGTTAAACAAGGATTACGAGGAAATTTTAAGTAATTTAAAGGAGCTTCAACAAGGTTACAAAATAGGTTGGTCAAAAGAAAATGTAATTTATTATATTGGTGCTAAATATAAGCTTGGTGTGATAAAAATAAATGATAAAGGTTTTGGATTTGTCAAAGATATGAATGAAGTTTGTGATGATTATTTTGTGCCTCCGATGAGTTTGAATGGTTCAATCTCCACTGATGAAGTTGTTTTTACTTTGGAAAAAGAAAATGATGACAGGTTTAGAGCCAACATTGAAGACATAAGTTGTAGGACAAAAACTTCCTTAGTTGGCGAAATACAACCCAGCAAAGACGGGAGGTTTCTTGACTTTATATCTAATGAACCTGGTTTTAAAAACTACCGGATTGTTATGGTCAACCAAAAAGATTTTCACCTCAAAAAAGACATAATTGTAAAAGTAAAAATTCTAGATGTACGAGAAAAAAAACTATTTACTCGTATACAAAAAATTATTGGTGATGCTAATAAGGCAGTCGATAGAATAATTTCAATTGCCTATGAATATAATATTCATCCAGATTTTAATAAACAAACTCTTAGCAATGCAGATCAAGTAGCGGTACCTTTAAACTATGGTGACCCTCAGATAAAAAGGCGTTTACCAAAAAGCTTGGTAGATAAAAATTTAGTTACAATCGATGGAGCAGACTCAAAAGATTTAGATGATGCAATTTATGTAGAGAAAGTAAAAGAAGGCTTCAAATTAATAGTAGCTATCGCTGATGTGAGTTATTATGTTACACCGTTTTCACCTTTAGACTCAACAGCATTATTTAGAGGTAACTCGGTATATTTAGCAAATAAAGTAATACCTATGTTGCCTGAAAAATTATCTAACGGTGTTTGTAGTTTAAACCCTTATGAAGATAAACTTTGTTTAGTAGCTGAAATAACTTTTGACAAAAATGGAAAAGTTTTAAATAGAGATGTCTATGAGTCAATTATGAACTCTAAAGCACGCCTTACTTATAAAGAAGTAAATGATTTTTATGCCACAGGTAAATTAGATCATAACAAAGAAACAGCAAAAATGTTAGAAGTAGCTAAGGAGTTACATGACCTATTAGATATGGAGCGATCAGTTCGAGGAGTAATAGAGTTTGATATACCAGAACCAAAAATAATCTTAGATAAAGATAGCAATGTAATTGATATAAAGCCAAGAGATAGAGGAATTAGTGAAAAGCTGATTGAGAATTTTATGGTGAGTGCAAATGAATGTGTGGCCACTATCATCTTTAAAAAAGAACTACCTTTCATTTATAGAAATCATGGTGTTCCAAAAGAAGAAAAGTTAATTGAATGACACTCCATAATAAAGGCTCTTGGTATAAACGTTAAGTTAACAGAGTCTGATAAAGCAAATCCTAAAACTATCAATAAGGCTCTTAAAGAAATTGAAAAACAAATATCAGATCAAACCGAACGAGATGTAATAAACGTTACTTTACTTAAATTTATGGAAAAAGCACAATACGAGCTAGAAAATATTGGTCATTTTGGCTTAGCCAGCGATTGTTATACACACTTTACAAGTCCAATAAGAAGATATAGTGACCTTATGGTACATAGATTTTTAAAACAATATTTAGTAGAAAAAGATGTTAGAAGCTTTAAACAAGAACAGAATGAAAAATTTATTTTAAAGGCTTGTAATATAATAAATGATACAGAGAAAAACGCCGTTAATGCTGAAAGAGAAGTTAATAAAGTCTGTATGGCCGAGTTTTTAAAATCAAAAATCAATCAAGAGTTTGAAGGAATAATAGCAGCAGTACTTAAGTTTGGTTTATTTGTTCAACTTGAAAATTGTGTAGAGGGTTTAATTCACATATCTGAACTACCTGATTTCAAGTTTGATGAAAAAGCCAACATCCTTGTTGATAAACAGAATAAAATATTTAGGTTAGGTCAAAAAATAAAAATCAGAGTTAAAAACGCAGATATTAAAAAAAGAATAATCGATTTTGTTCTTGCTTAAAGGGGATTTTTATGGGTGAATTTGTAATATTAAAAAATAAAAGAGCTTATTTTGATTATGAAATCATCGAAAAATTAGAAGCGGGTATAGTGCTAACCGGCCCCGAAATTAAATCGATAAGAGCTAATGAAGTGTCGATAAACGAAGCGTTCATTTTGATTAGAAAAGGTCAAGTAGAATTATTGAATATGAATATAAAAAAATATGAATATGCAAATTTTGTAGTTCAGGAACCAACTAGAACAAGAGTTCTACTACTAAATAAATCAGAAATAAATAAATTACTCAAAAAAATAAAGCTCGAGAATCTTACACTAGTACCATTAAAACTTTATTTTAAAAACAGCTATGTCAAATTAGAAATTGGTTTAGCAAAAGGTAAAAAAAACTACGATAAACGTGAAACAATCAAAAAAAGAGATATAGAAAGAAGACTTAATAAAATAAAAAAAATTTAGTCGAGGTGACTCAATGTCTACTTATAAAATAATATATTTAAGCGCAGCATGTGCTTTCTACGCAATCACATTAATTTTATTCATAATATGATTAATATTAAAAATTAGAAAAAGATCAGAAGTTTCAGTTACACTTAAAAATACTCAAAAGGGAGGATTAGCGGGGTTATTGGACTTTACAAAAAGACATATATTAACATACTCAATCGTTTTTTGTTTAACAATGGCGATTGCCTCAACCTTCTTAATGATTCAGGCCTAAACCTGTTTTTTTTTTTTTTTTTTGAAAACAGGGTCTGAATACAAATTATAAGCAGAAGTTTTTATACAAATTTTTGAACATTCTGTTTTTATTGTGATATTTTTCGAATATCTAGAAACAATACACATCACAAAACACCAGTATGCACACTAACAAGTCCTTTTTCCTTATTAAAGAAACTTTTTTATGTTGTCATTAGTTGAATCCTTCACTTATATGCGATAAGTTTGCCAAATTAAACATTTTTCGAAGTTAGAAGATTAAACCTTTAGTCAAAGATAACTTTATTGTGGTTGGTTTTAAAAAACACCTTGTAAATAAAGGGTTTTTTAAACTTATCAAAAAATTTCCCAATTTATGAAAATATGCAAAAAAAATTCCTTTTTCTTAAAAAAAAGAATAAAATAAATTTATGGTTATTAAACCTCTAGAAAGGATATAAATATGACAAAAAAAATAACAAAAGAAAATGTTAATGCTAAAACAGGTACTACTTGGTCTAGGTTTAGAGCAAGTACAGCAGCAACATTCTCAAAATTAAGTAAAGCCTTTTTGTTACCTATAGCATTGCTACCAATTGCTGGAGTTTTTCTTGGTGTTGGTGCAACTATAGCTAACGAAGCGGCGAAAGATTCGTTCCTATGATATTTAGGTACTACAATGAATAAAATGGGAGATGTTGCATTTGGTAACCTTCCTATTCTATTTTGTATAAGTGTTGCCATTGCTTATACTGAAGATTCAGGTGTAGCCGCAATTACAAGTGTTGTTGGTTTCTTGGTTCTTAATGGTATACAAGCAGCACTTATAACAAAAAATGGTAAAGAAGTTGCAACCAGCTATAATATGTTGTGGTGAAAAGAAATCCCAACAGGCTTGATTACACAAAATGTTGGTATAACTTCTTTAAATACGGGGGTATTCGCGGCTATATTTGTTGGGGCAATCGCTGCCTTTATGTACAATAGATTTCATAAGACACAGCTACCACAATTTATAAGCTTTTTTTCTGGAAGTAAGTTAGTACCTATAATCACTTTCTTTGCTGTTATCCCATTATCATTCTTCTTCCTATTCATATGACCTCCAATAGGTCTAGGACTACAATGATTTGGTACAAATTCAGGTAAACTACCAGTTGGAGTAGATTCTCTAGTTTATGAAATTATTGAGCGTTCATTAGTTCCTTTTGGACTACATCACGTATTCTACGCTCCCTTGTGATGAACAAGTGCAGGGGGATCAATTAGTGGAGCATTACTAGAAAATCCAGATAAAATAATTGATTGAAGTAACCCTACATTCTATACAGAAGGTTCACCTTGAACAACTCAACAAGTTTACAATTGAATAAATTCACAACCTGGTGGTGATGATTTCCTAAAAGCAATTGGAGATCAAACTATGATGTACAGAGTTATAGGTAATGATTTTGGAATAACATTTACTGATTTACAAAATCTAGGACTTAACTTAGGAAGATTCCAATCAGGTAAATTTGCATTTATGATGTTCGGTCTACCTTGTGCAGCTCTTGCAATGTGATTGAATGTTCCTAAAGAAAATAGAAAACAAGTAATGGGAATTTATTTCTCTGCAGCGTTCACTTGCTTCCTAACAGGAATAACTGAACCAATTGAGTTTACATTCTTGTTCTTAGCACCTTGATTATTCTATGGTGTTCATATGCCATTAGCAGCAATTTCATTCATGCTAACCGGTTTGATGAAAGTGCACGTATCAATGACAGTTTCTGGGGGATTCATCGATTACATAGTGTTCGGTCTGATACCTTTAAAACTAGGAACTAATTGATATCACGCTTTATGAATAGGTGCAATAATGGCACCGGCATATTTCTTCTCATTCTTCTTTGCAGTGAAATATGCAAACGTAAAAGTTCCCGGTAGAGAAGGTGATGCTACATTATATACAAAAGCTGACTTCAAAGCTAAAAGCGGAAATGGTTCAAACCTTAAAGCCGAAGCTCAAATTGAAAAAGCTACTAAAATAATTGAGTATTTAGGTGGAGAAAGTAACATTACCGCTGTAGACTCTTGTGCTTCAAGATTAAGATTAACTGTAGTCGATGGCACAAAGGTGAACAAAGAGGGTATAATGTCACTCGGGGGATCAACTGGTATAATTATCAAAGGTTCTAGTGTCCACGTAGTTTATGGTGGAGAACAAGAAGTAATTAAACCAAATATGCGAGAGATCCTAGCTAAACAAAGATCTTCTAAATAATAAAAAAATCTATGAGTATTCTCATAGATTTTTTATTCTTTATTAAACTTATGTATTGACTTTCAATAGCCCCTAAGGATTCTATGTATATTTTTGATGGAAATATTTTTGAATAAGAAACTTTAAAAAGAAAATAGACTAATTAAATATTTAACTAAAAGTGTAGACTTTGAGCTTTTCGGTCATAAGAATTGAAAGGAACTATCAACAGTGGCATTCAAAGTCACCGTAAACGTTTCGTAATAAAGAT encodes the following:
- a CDS encoding PTS transporter subunit EIIC; the protein is MTKKITKENVNAKTGTTWSRFRASTAATFSKLSKAFLLPIALLPIAGVFLGVGATIANEAAKDSFLWYLGTTMNKMGDVAFGNLPILFCISVAIAYTEDSGVAAITSVVGFLVLNGIQAALITKNGKEVATSYNMLWWKEIPTGLITQNVGITSLNTGVFAAIFVGAIAAFMYNRFHKTQLPQFISFFSGSKLVPIITFFAVIPLSFFFLFIWPPIGLGLQWFGTNSGKLPVGVDSLVYEIIERSLVPFGLHHVFYAPLWWTSAGGSISGALLENPDKIIDWSNPTFYTEGSPWTTQQVYNWINSQPGGDDFLKAIGDQTMMYRVIGNDFGITFTDLQNLGLNLGRFQSGKFAFMMFGLPCAALAMWLNVPKENRKQVMGIYFSAAFTCFLTGITEPIEFTFLFLAPWLFYGVHMPLAAISFMLTGLMKVHVSMTVSGGFIDYIVFGLIPLKLGTNWYHALWIGAIMAPAYFFSFFFAVKYANVKVPGREGDATLYTKADFKAKSGNGSNLKAEAQIEKATKIIEYLGGESNITAVDSCASRLRLTVVDGTKVNKEGIMSLGGSTGIIIKGSSVHVVYGGEQEVIKPNMREILAKQRSSK